The region ACCCCATCTATTTTCTGGGGCAAGACTTGTACCTTTAGACTTTTCAGCATGTAACTACACTCCCTTAATAATGTTGGTTTAATATGGTTCTTGTGTGTGGTGTTTATACTGTCTGAATTGCTGAGGGCTCATTTCCTATAAGAAGCACAGGAATTAAAACTGAATAATGCCACGGTGATGGGTTCATGTCAAAACCGACATGAAGCAGTGGGCCTGCTTGATCTGAGGTAGCTGCAGGCTCATGTTCTGCAGGGAAGATGCTTTGTTCATATTTTTCCCCATCTTCAATCATTGCAAtgattttccaaataaaaaaaaaaaagttggtcCTGCTGAGCAGTGAGCAGACTTAAACAGCCAAACGCCCTTGTGTGATCAACAGTACCCTTTGTCCTAGTGGAAACCTGGTGCTTGGGTCCAATGAAGTGTGTCAGAGTTTATTTAAAGAGAAGTTCATCAAAGAaaggattaatttatttttcagagtatCTTTGTGGTCAGAGTGAGTAGAGGTCTAAAAGGATTTCCCCAGGGCTATGCCAGTGTGCAGGGGCATTTGGGCAGAGAACTACAGCAGTTCAGTTCCTACTGGATTAAAGATGCATATAGGCATTGCTCAGCAGAGAGTAAGGTGGGAACCATGCAGGATGAGGAGAAATGCTGAGGCCATGAGACTTCAGGGCTCCCAGAGAAATGAAggataagcagaaaaaaatgctgcttaCGTCAAGAAGCAGCAAGAGCTCTCCTGTGCATGGACCAGATCAGAGGGGAGCTGTGGAGAATGTGTGAATCCTACAGTGTCTGTCAGTACCTTTGAGTGTGCTTGTGGACCAGGGGGCACTTGCCAAGTGATGGTGCTGATGAAAGCATATGGATTGGAATTGCTTATGGTCCATGCTCCAGGAGCGTGGAGAGGTGAAGAAAACCTCTTTGCTTTATCCTTTCATCAAAGTATCAGACATAATCGGGGTGCAAACTGTTGAAATCAAGATCTAGCTTGACAGAGAAGGCACCCATCAACAATTTGTGAAGAAGGTTTGAGCTGAAGTTTTGCCTTTAATCCCAAATGATCAAATTGGCATTTCCATTGCAGTAACAACCTGAAGACTGATGGATGAATTTCTATCTGGCTTGTCCAGTCTATTCTTAATAAGCAGTCCTGACATTTTCTCCAAGGCTATTCGTACTTTAAAGCAGTTTCTGAAGAGCAGAGTGCAGTTCAGGGCGGGGCTTCTACTGTCCCTTGGGTAGAATTTAAAACTCACATTTTGCTAACCCAGAGCCTACAATGATACAGATCTGCTTTCCTAGGGCAAATTGGGAAagaacaggtttttttctgaagtttctaTTTTTGATTGTTCCTCACTCAGCTCATTCAGAAGGCAGCACTCCAATTTCTGAATAAGAGCGTATGTACACAGAGCTAAGCAGCTGACTAGCTTTAAATTCATAATTCCTCATTCAAATTCTTAATTTCCTCATTAGCTTGCATGTGAAAACTCTCTCTCAGAGCCTAATCCAAGTCCCACTGGTGTCAGTGAGGATGAGTTTTACTTCTTAAATTTAGCCATCTCAAAATCAGGCATGTATTCTAAATGCAATTGTGGAGAAGCCACTTGTAGtcaagggagagaaagagatcAGCATTTCCAGAATGTGATTCACACCATCTGCCTCAAAGGCTTGTCTTGAGAGAGGACAAGTGTGTTCTGGGAGCTGCTATCTCATTCTCCTGCCTGTCGAGGGAGCCTGTACAACTAGCCTAGAcaactttttcctcttccataaGTGAAGCCAGGGGAAGGAACCTTCCTGttcattttaatggaaaaggaTTCACGCTTTCCATTTTCTACATACTTCGTgccaaaataaattacaagtGAGAAAGCAAAGCCCCAGAGAGTATCCCAAGTTGCATCCCACAGACTGCTAACTCTGGCTTCAGCCAGTATTTGGGATGTATGGAAAAGACACGTGAACtcctgaaacaaaactaaacctcAGAAATCTCAGAGCAGAGGCAAAAGCTTTTTATGTGTCTCCTCCAAAGACACACACAGTGGGATATGTGAAATGTCAGGAATAATTAGACGAAACTATATAAGCTCCTAGCAACACTAATGTGCTGTGTAAAACCAAGCATTTGCTATAACGCTATAAACATTGTTTGAAAGCTGCATGTTAAAGGTAAcctgaataatttttaaatagcatttcCAAGATACTAATACAGACATGGATATGAAAAAGCAGAATACAAAACTGTGAAATGCTGGCATGCCTTTGCTGAGGTAGcctggtttgtttcttttttccaaaggGGATATATAGAAGTAATTGGTCCCTCTCATATAGCAATTAAAATCAAAAGGCAGATTTCCTCAGCTCTTCATCTGCTGCAGCCTATTTAACAAGCAGGAAAAGGACGAGTTCCCACTATCAATAATTCACAGAGATCACAGAAGTGtttgttggaagggacctctggaagtcCCTTAGTCCAACCTCCCACTTTAGATGAAATCTCCAAAACTAAAGGAGAAACAACCAGTTCACATCAGCAGAAAATGTGGCCCAAAGTGCCCTttagagaataaaaagaaatgaactatgaatgcagaaaagaagaggaaaaaaaaaaaggaaggagaagagaaggaaacacagactAGAATTTTTATATGAGGTGTTAATTTTAGAAGCATAGGACTTTTTGCCAAAAGATGATATTTTTCTAGGTTCACTAACAGATGTGGTTTTATCTTCTAGGAAAACAATGAACAGGAGGAAACTTGGAAACTTTTTGCTACTCTGTTGAATATGGGAttataaaaaaccaaaccaaaacaaaacaaaaacctgcacGTGGACCATCTCTATCCCTCTTTCAAATGGATGAATTCTGAAGCTGGACCTCTTTGCTACCTGAAGCAGCAACTTCTTTCACTGTAcatcctggaaagaaaaatgaatttcaCAAATTGCACCACTGAAGCCAATGTGGCTGCCAAGCCAAAAACAGTAACTGAAAAGATGCTCATTACCCTGACCTTGGCCACAATCACTACCTTGACTATGCTGCTAAATTCTGCTGTAATTGCAGCAATCTCCACAACCAAGAAGCTCCATCAGCCAGCAAATTATTTAATATGTTCACTAGCTGTAACAGATCTCCTTGTTGCTGTTCTTGTCATGCCCTTGAGTATCACTTACATAATGATAGATAAATGGACTTTGGGATACTTCATCTGTGAGATCTGGCTTAGCGTCGACATGACCTGTTGCACATGTTCAATCCTTCATCTGTGTGTCATTGCTCTGGACAGGTACTGGGCAATCACAGACGCTATTGAATATGCCaggaaaagaacagcaaaaagggCTGGGCTGATGATAGTCACTGTGTGGACTATCTCCATTTTCATATCCATGCCCCCTTTGTTTTGGAGGAACCACCACAGCGTCAATATTCCCAGTGAGTGTCGCATTCAGCATGATCACGTCATCTACACTATTTATTCCACATTCGGGGCATTTTACATCCCCTTGACCTTGATCCTCATCCTCTACTACAGAATTTACCATGCTGCAAAGAGCCTTTACCAAAAGCGGGGTTCAAGCCGCCACCTCAGCAACAGGAGCACCGACAGCCAAAACTCTTTTGCCAGCTGCAAGCTCACACAGACGTTCTGCGTCTCGGACTTCTCCACCTCCGACCCAACCACAGAGCTTGACAAAATCAATGCATCGATGAGGATCCCTCCTTTTGAGAATGACCTGGACCTGGCTGGTGACCGGCAGCAGATCTCCACAACACGGGAACGAAAGGCTGCTCGCATTCTGGGCCTGATTTTAGGTGCTTTCATTTTGTCCTGGTTGCCCTTTTTCATCAAGGAGCTGCTTGTGGGCCTCCATGTTTGCACTGTCTCTACAGAAGTAGCAGACTTCTTCACCTGGCTGGGATATGTCAACTCCCTTATCAACCCTTTGCTGTACACCAGCTTTAATGAAGACTTCAAGCTGGCCTTTAGAAAGCTCATCAGATGTCGAGAACATACTTAAAAGTGCTGGGAGATGATGATGACGACTTGACCCCTGGCCTTAAGAATGAGTAAAATAATTTGACTCTGTCTCCATTTCCCTTGATAAAGGGAATTTTTGTGTTTGGCTATTTGCTTGACTTATCTTTATCCTCTAAttcattctgctgttttttACCTCTAGTGTTATTCATGGTaaagagtttaaaataaatttattctacaaaggaacagattttttagcaatgaaacaacaacaaaaaagaaactgttAGATACTCATGTTTAAGACGTTTTGTGTAATCAATgattcaagaagaaaacaacaatatccgcttttatactttttttcatctgaGAATCAAATGTCTAAATTACCATACACTGTAGTAACATAAAGTCTTATAAACTGAACCCCATGAATATATATTCAAAAATTAATATACACTTCATGGTCATGACAGCTAAACAGCAAAACTTTACTGTGGCATTCTGAGAAAACTCTAAAAGTcatttagaaggaaaataaccaccatttccagcttGGGCTAAGGCAGAATAAACCATTCCTTTCTTCAGGAATAAATTCACAAAACAGAAAGTGAAGTTCTGTTCATTCCATCTAAAAATGGATCTCATTATGTACACCAGAGTAATTAAGTGAGTCTTTTTGTGTAAGATTCCTGATTTATGTTCAAAGAATTGGACAGACACCTGTGCGGTTTGTTTGGCAattgaggggacacagggagcaaGTGCCACTCTTGGGAGACCAACTACACATCTGACTGGTCACATTTTTACTACCATTAGCCATATTTCTTCTGGGCTCAGGCCTTGTGCCTTGGTCGATTCTGGGATGGTATTATTCACTTTTGCCACACTTCACCTGGACCTTGCGGTGCACAACCCCCTGGATTGATTTATCCTACCCCACGAACTTAAACAACTGGATATCTTCTCAGCAGGCCAGCAACATACAGAACTTCAGAAACATCAtctaaaaccaaattatttgctgtttgaacagcagcaaaaactattagggaaaatatttttttgaaaatagcAATCTGCACATCTGCCTTACCTTCATCTTACAATTCTCAAAGGCATTCTTGTCATCTTAACCTGTGATCAGGTCATGTAGCAAGATTTCTTGTTCTGGCAGTCCTTCATGGAGTTAATTCCCTAGGCTTGAGAGACAGATAGAGAGTCCTTCATATCCTGTCTTCTGTGCTTATGAAAGTTAAAATGTCCTCGCTCAGATATTGTGGAAATCAGGCCGGGAAGGCGCAAAATCAAAGCTGAGAATCTGATATTGTCCATTAGCAACTCCTAAGCACTGTTTAAATATTGATTACTTACTTTGCACCATAATTTTATTCCCTGCCCATCTTCCTCGACAAGTTCTTTTTGAATTACATCAATATACCATATAGAAAATATCATATACATCAACCTGACATGCAATAACAGTGAACTATAGCATGGCAGTTCAAAAtccatcaaaacaaaaattagagGCAGCAAAAATGCTGTAACAGCACTGGAAGCCAcctctgaaaaatgttttgaaaacttATCAGATGACAATCATTTGTCTTATCAAGAGTCAAGGAACTGTAAGTAACATGTGAGTAATAAACTCCAGATGGTCCTGAGAAACGACATCCTTATTTCTGAGAGAAAGCATGGGGTTGGAAAGATGCAGTGCCACAAGCTGAGTGTAAATCAAGTCTGAAGGTGACAAAAGCATAACTTACCACTTACCCACATGCAGCAGGATTCTGCTTTAAGGACTTCAAATTTTCCATGCCCCAGCTTAGGAGGTTTGTCTCCAGCTGCGCTTCTGAAGCTATTGTCATAActgcctcctccagctgcctttGGGTTCCCTACTAGCTAACATTAATAtctaaaaagaaggaaaaaataatctcagcCACTGAAAATGTCTTCTAGTGAGGGGGCACAGAGAtccattatgttttttttttttctttttgcagcttGTTGGAGGTGGAAACTGTTGATTGAAGCTGGGGAAGAGTGGCCTGACCCTGCCTACCTATAAAATTTCCAAAGCAGCTCCCCAGAGTACATAcactattaggaaaaaaatagctagGAATTAAAAGGAGTTTTGTAAGAACTGCtgcagaataattttattttttctttcagcaagcTCAATagaaattattaacaaaaaataatgactgtgcATAACTCCCCCAAACAAGGTGACTACTGCTGGGAAGACAGAAGAGGCAGGCAATTGTTGCAAGAGCAGGTTTTGGTGTCCCTTGGGCAGTTTGCTGCTCTGCTACAAGGGTACCCAGCTACAGTAATGatcagaaagggaaaattaaaCATGCAAGACTGCCCCAGCAGACAGTTTGAGTCACCATGAGGCACTTGGCTAAGATGAGGCAGAAGCTGTGCCCCAGACAGCTTCTTTGAGGCTGTCTCTTGGGCCAGGTTCAGCCATGGGGTGGGCTGCTGGTGAAGAGCACTTCAGGAAAGAAACTCAACGAAATGAGATAGGCTGCCAGCCCTCACTGCTGCTCCTAAGGGCACATGAGCACACaaaataattcaggttggaagggatctctggaggcCAACTAGTCCAGCCCCCACCAGCAACAACCCCCAAAGAGGAATCAGCCCCACAcctggatgctgctgctggcatGCGGTGTGCAGTCATATTCTTCATCCGAAAGTAACAGCTCAGTTAACTCTGTCACCTAAACTGATGCTTGTTTAAAGCCAGAAGTATGGCTGAAGGATCAGAAATGGTAAACATGACCTCCACAGCAGCTGTTGTAGGtaggaagaaatgtttcagaGACAGATCTGAGAGCTGTATAATACAGGAGCTGCATCATCTTCGTTTCTGCTGATGTCCTTTAATATCTGATCTCCACTATTACCATTCAAACTACCAATCAGGTT is a window of Columba livia isolate bColLiv1 breed racing homer chromosome 3, bColLiv1.pat.W.v2, whole genome shotgun sequence DNA encoding:
- the HTR1E gene encoding 5-hydroxytryptamine receptor 1E; amino-acid sequence: MNSEAGPLCYLKQQLLSLYILERKMNFTNCTTEANVAAKPKTVTEKMLITLTLATITTLTMLLNSAVIAAISTTKKLHQPANYLICSLAVTDLLVAVLVMPLSITYIMIDKWTLGYFICEIWLSVDMTCCTCSILHLCVIALDRYWAITDAIEYARKRTAKRAGLMIVTVWTISIFISMPPLFWRNHHSVNIPSECRIQHDHVIYTIYSTFGAFYIPLTLILILYYRIYHAAKSLYQKRGSSRHLSNRSTDSQNSFASCKLTQTFCVSDFSTSDPTTELDKINASMRIPPFENDLDLAGDRQQISTTRERKAARILGLILGAFILSWLPFFIKELLVGLHVCTVSTEVADFFTWLGYVNSLINPLLYTSFNEDFKLAFRKLIRCREHT